A DNA window from Mycobacterium sp. IDR2000157661 contains the following coding sequences:
- a CDS encoding acyl-CoA dehydrogenase family protein yields MDVRLTSEQQQLREAAASLADDLGPGSVADLEDASRIARLEKAVDATGFRTLRSDDASGVEVALVAEEFACGLVDVPFIGPVLADDLRRRCARDVEAGGSFESVDLTNGLAGVVESPAELCGLSDEDAGRWRALALTATCADLLGSARGAHALAVEYAKVREQYGATIGSYQAVGHLLAESQALIEGAVSVSRHAAWAVDELPVAEALEAARVAKIYCARAALTVCETSIQVHGGIGNTWECLAHVYLRRVLATTEMWPVKLEELSIGLS; encoded by the coding sequence GTGGACGTCCGTCTGACAAGTGAACAACAGCAGCTACGGGAGGCCGCGGCCAGTCTGGCCGACGACCTCGGTCCGGGCTCGGTCGCCGACCTCGAGGACGCCAGCCGGATCGCCCGCCTCGAGAAGGCCGTCGATGCGACCGGTTTTCGCACCCTGCGCTCCGATGACGCGTCGGGCGTGGAGGTCGCCCTCGTCGCCGAGGAATTCGCCTGCGGTTTGGTCGATGTGCCGTTCATCGGGCCGGTGCTGGCGGACGACTTGCGGCGGCGCTGCGCCCGCGACGTCGAGGCCGGTGGTTCGTTCGAGTCCGTCGACCTGACCAACGGCCTTGCCGGCGTGGTCGAGTCGCCCGCCGAGCTCTGCGGGTTGTCGGACGAGGATGCCGGCCGCTGGCGCGCGCTGGCCTTAACGGCGACCTGCGCCGACTTGCTGGGCTCGGCACGGGGAGCACACGCGCTGGCGGTCGAGTACGCCAAGGTGCGCGAACAGTACGGCGCGACGATCGGGTCGTATCAAGCCGTCGGCCATCTGCTTGCGGAAAGCCAAGCCCTGATCGAGGGCGCGGTGAGCGTCTCGCGACATGCCGCCTGGGCCGTCGATGAACTGCCGGTCGCCGAAGCGCTGGAGGCGGCACGGGTCGCCAAGATCTACTGCGCGCGGGCCGCTTTGACGGTCTGCGAGACGTCGATTCAGGTGCACGGCGGTATCGGCAACACCTGGGAATGCCTGGCGCACGTCTATCTGCGCCGGGTGCTGGCCACCACCGAGATGTGGCCAGTCAAGCTGGAGGAGCTTTCCATTGGACTTTCGTGA
- a CDS encoding acyl-CoA dehydrogenase family protein — MDFRDSPEEAAFRDRLRSWLVEQKGKFPTSGDEYWAAQGAWHQALYGAGFFGTSWPKQYGGQDLPPVYDVIVDEEIAKAGAPARPSLGYLVVGLSHHGSEELRQRFLPGMIDGTERWCQGFSEPGAGSDLASLTTTAVREADEYVIHGHKIWTSYSDVADWCLLLARTDKQVAKHKGISAFIVPMHQDGIEQRPLTMISGVTKEFGQVLFDGARVPAANMVGAPGEGWKLAMTVVSHEREPSTLGFSARYGKLVRQLASRVDGPAPEELAWAWVQTEMLRLHVRRRLSEQLDGLTHGPQGSLDKLLMTWVEQSVGHAALATVGTRDPELFGAYMYSRAQSVMGGTSQIQKNIIAQRILGLGDR; from the coding sequence TTGGACTTTCGTGATTCGCCGGAGGAGGCCGCGTTCCGCGATCGGCTGCGTTCGTGGCTGGTCGAACAGAAGGGCAAGTTCCCTACGTCGGGTGATGAGTACTGGGCTGCCCAGGGAGCCTGGCATCAGGCGCTCTACGGGGCGGGCTTCTTCGGGACGTCGTGGCCGAAACAGTACGGCGGACAAGATCTTCCGCCGGTGTACGACGTCATCGTCGACGAGGAGATTGCCAAGGCCGGTGCGCCCGCCAGGCCCAGCCTGGGCTACCTGGTCGTCGGGTTGTCACATCACGGCAGCGAGGAACTGCGGCAGCGCTTCCTGCCCGGCATGATCGACGGCACCGAGCGCTGGTGCCAGGGCTTCTCGGAACCGGGCGCGGGCTCGGACCTCGCGTCGCTGACGACGACCGCGGTGCGGGAGGCTGATGAATACGTCATCCATGGTCACAAGATCTGGACCAGCTACAGCGACGTCGCCGACTGGTGTCTGCTGCTGGCGCGCACCGACAAGCAGGTCGCCAAACACAAGGGCATCTCGGCGTTCATCGTGCCGATGCATCAGGACGGCATCGAACAGCGCCCTCTGACGATGATCAGCGGCGTGACCAAGGAGTTCGGTCAGGTGCTGTTCGACGGGGCCCGGGTGCCCGCCGCGAACATGGTCGGCGCGCCCGGTGAGGGCTGGAAGCTGGCGATGACGGTCGTCAGCCATGAGCGCGAACCGTCGACGCTCGGGTTCTCCGCCCGGTACGGAAAACTGGTGCGCCAGTTAGCCTCCCGCGTCGACGGCCCGGCGCCCGAGGAGCTGGCGTGGGCGTGGGTACAGACCGAGATGCTGCGCCTGCATGTGCGCAGGCGGCTCTCAGAGCAGCTCGACGGGTTGACACACGGGCCGCAGGGCTCGCTGGACAAGCTGCTGATGACCTGGGTGGAGCAGTCCGTCGGCCATGCCGCGCTGGCCACGGTGGGAACACGCGATCCGGAGTTGTTCGGCGCCTACATGTACAGCCGTGCACAGAGTGTCATGGGCGGCACCTCGCAGATTCAGAAGAACATCATCGCGCAGCGAATTCTCGGACTAGGCGACCGATGA
- a CDS encoding enoyl-CoA hydratase/isomerase family protein: MYGMPDEIDVQADGALRIITLNRPDDLNAVNDNLHVGLAKIWEELNEDTAARAAVITGAGRAFSAGGDFNYLDELRNDEALRQKTIKHGRDLVIGMVRCRLPVVAAVNGPAVGLGCSLAALSDVVYMAENAFFADPHVSIGLVAADGGPLVWGSQISLLQAKEFALTGVRIKAQRAVELGLANHVVEDPLSEAVACAKKLIELPQQAVEATKRLMNIQLEKSVMASLDYANLAEYVSFGTPDFNKIVDGLVAKNR, translated from the coding sequence ATGTACGGAATGCCAGACGAAATCGACGTTCAGGCCGACGGTGCGCTGCGCATCATCACGCTGAACCGGCCTGATGACCTCAATGCGGTGAACGACAACCTCCATGTCGGGCTCGCCAAGATCTGGGAGGAGCTCAACGAGGACACCGCCGCTCGTGCCGCGGTGATCACGGGCGCGGGGCGGGCGTTCTCGGCAGGCGGCGACTTCAACTATCTCGACGAGCTGCGCAATGACGAAGCCCTGCGGCAGAAGACCATCAAGCACGGTCGCGACCTCGTGATCGGCATGGTGCGCTGCCGGCTTCCGGTGGTTGCCGCGGTGAACGGCCCGGCGGTCGGACTCGGCTGCAGCTTGGCGGCCTTGTCCGACGTCGTCTACATGGCTGAGAACGCATTCTTCGCCGACCCGCACGTATCCATCGGACTCGTCGCCGCCGACGGCGGCCCGCTGGTGTGGGGATCGCAGATCAGCCTGCTGCAGGCCAAGGAGTTCGCCCTCACCGGTGTGCGGATCAAGGCTCAGCGCGCCGTCGAACTCGGACTGGCTAACCACGTGGTCGAGGATCCCCTCAGTGAGGCGGTCGCATGCGCGAAGAAGCTCATCGAGCTTCCGCAGCAGGCCGTCGAGGCCACCAAGCGGCTGATGAACATTCAGTTGGAGAAGTCGGTGATGGCGTCGCTCGACTACGCCAACCTCGCCGAATACGTCTCGTTCGGCACCCCGGATTTCAACAAGATCGTCGACGGCCTGGTCGCCAAGAACCGGTAA
- a CDS encoding SDR family NAD(P)-dependent oxidoreductase — protein sequence MTLAGKVAFVAGASRGIGATIAAALAAQGAAVAVAARSEREGKVPGTIGSVAEAIVSSGGRALPVPCDVTSAQSVETAVSTTVAEFGGIDILVANAGVLWLGPIESTPLKRWQLCLDVNLTGVFLVTKAVIPQLRERGGGSLIAITTTGVEMTDRGANAYWVSKAAVERLYLGLASDLKGDNIAVNCLSPSRVVLTEGWHAGGGGLEIPPEMVEPPEAMANAAVRLAHQTAAGVTGTVQRSESLTF from the coding sequence GTGACTCTCGCGGGCAAGGTCGCGTTCGTCGCCGGTGCCAGCCGCGGCATCGGCGCGACGATCGCGGCGGCGTTGGCGGCCCAGGGCGCCGCCGTCGCCGTCGCGGCCCGCTCGGAGCGGGAGGGTAAGGTCCCGGGAACCATCGGTTCGGTCGCCGAAGCGATCGTGTCCTCCGGCGGGCGTGCGCTGCCCGTGCCGTGTGACGTCACGAGTGCGCAGTCGGTCGAAACAGCGGTCTCCACAACAGTTGCCGAGTTCGGCGGTATCGACATCCTCGTCGCGAACGCAGGCGTGTTGTGGCTGGGCCCGATCGAGTCGACGCCGCTGAAGCGCTGGCAACTGTGCCTGGACGTCAACCTCACCGGCGTTTTTCTGGTGACGAAAGCCGTCATCCCGCAGTTGCGTGAGCGCGGTGGCGGTTCACTGATCGCGATCACCACGACCGGCGTTGAGATGACCGATCGCGGCGCCAACGCCTACTGGGTGTCCAAGGCCGCCGTCGAGCGGTTGTATCTGGGCCTGGCCTCGGATCTCAAGGGCGACAACATCGCGGTGAACTGCTTGAGCCCGTCGCGGGTGGTGCTGACCGAGGGCTGGCACGCCGGCGGTGGTGGCCTGGAGATCCCGCCCGAAATGGTCGAGCCGCCCGAGGCGATGGCCAACGCCGCCGTGCGCCTGGCTCACCAGACGGCCGCAGGCGTCACCGGCACCGTCCAGCGCAGCGAGTCGCTGACCTTCTAA
- a CDS encoding SDR family NAD(P)-dependent oxidoreductase yields MQIAGSSAIVVGGAGGLGEATVRRLHSAGAKIVVADLADDKGRELESELGVRYVRTDATSEESVNAAIAEASSLAPLRISVDTHGGPASGGRLIGKDGSPLDLDGFKKTIEFYLTAVFNVMRLAAAAIAKTEPLDEGARGVIVNTASIAGYEGQIGQLPYSAAKGGVLGMTLVAARDLSPLGIRVVTIAPGTINTPAYGKAADQLEQYWGPQVPFPKRMGRSTEYAQLAQSIVENDYLNGEIIRLDGALRFPPK; encoded by the coding sequence ATGCAAATCGCAGGTAGCTCGGCGATCGTCGTGGGAGGCGCCGGTGGTCTGGGTGAGGCGACCGTCCGGCGCCTGCACTCCGCGGGCGCGAAGATCGTCGTGGCCGACCTCGCCGACGACAAGGGCAGGGAACTGGAGAGTGAGCTCGGGGTGCGGTACGTGCGCACCGACGCCACCTCTGAGGAGTCGGTGAACGCGGCGATCGCCGAGGCGTCGTCGCTCGCGCCGCTGCGGATCTCGGTGGACACCCACGGCGGACCGGCCAGCGGCGGACGGCTGATCGGCAAGGACGGCTCCCCGCTGGACCTCGACGGGTTCAAGAAGACGATCGAGTTCTACCTGACGGCGGTGTTCAACGTGATGCGGTTGGCGGCGGCGGCGATCGCCAAGACCGAGCCCCTCGACGAAGGCGCCCGTGGCGTCATCGTCAATACCGCGTCGATCGCCGGCTACGAGGGCCAGATCGGCCAGCTCCCCTACTCCGCCGCCAAGGGCGGTGTGCTCGGCATGACGCTGGTTGCGGCTCGCGACCTGTCACCACTCGGCATCCGCGTGGTCACCATCGCCCCCGGCACCATCAACACCCCCGCCTACGGCAAGGCGGCCGACCAGCTCGAGCAGTACTGGGGTCCGCAGGTGCCGTTTCCGAAGCGGATGGGCCGCTCGACGGAGTATGCGCAACTCGCGCAGAGCATCGTCGAAAACGACTATCTGAACGGAGAAATCATCCGCCTCGACGGAGCGCTGCGCTTCCCGCCGAAATGA
- a CDS encoding ArgK/MeaB family GTPase — protein MTIDELLEAARGGSVRATGRLLSLVESPRRTDVLDALGAVEAPRVVGVTGPPGAGKSTTVAALVGAYRQSGHRVAVLAVDPSSPYSGGALLGDRIRMAAHINDSDVLIRSVATRGHLGGLAAAVPAAVRVLAALSYGLVVVETVGVGQSEIEIAAVADPTIVILNPGAGDAVQAAKAGLLEVADIVVVNKADREGADQTVRDLRAETHAPVLKLVAAHGNGIAELVEVIESHHRADSVDRRAARARAQILSLAQTLLRNHPELDRLAAAVADGSDDPYRAAERLFAVRAES, from the coding sequence ATGACCATCGATGAGCTCCTCGAGGCCGCACGCGGCGGGTCCGTCCGCGCCACCGGCCGGTTACTCAGCCTCGTCGAAAGCCCCAGGCGTACCGATGTTCTGGACGCGCTCGGTGCGGTGGAGGCTCCTCGGGTCGTCGGGGTGACTGGGCCACCCGGCGCCGGCAAGTCGACGACGGTCGCGGCGCTGGTGGGCGCCTACCGGCAGAGCGGCCACCGAGTCGCCGTGCTGGCGGTCGACCCGTCATCGCCCTACAGCGGCGGTGCGCTGTTGGGGGACCGGATCCGGATGGCGGCCCATATCAACGACTCCGACGTGCTGATCCGCTCCGTCGCGACCCGCGGGCATCTCGGTGGTCTGGCCGCGGCGGTGCCCGCCGCGGTCCGGGTGCTTGCGGCGCTGTCGTACGGGTTGGTGGTGGTGGAGACCGTTGGTGTCGGTCAGTCGGAGATCGAGATCGCGGCCGTCGCGGACCCGACCATCGTCATCCTGAATCCCGGCGCCGGCGATGCGGTGCAGGCAGCCAAGGCTGGGCTGCTCGAAGTCGCCGACATCGTGGTGGTCAACAAGGCCGACCGCGAGGGCGCCGACCAGACGGTGCGCGACCTTCGCGCGGAAACCCATGCACCGGTGCTCAAACTCGTTGCCGCCCACGGCAACGGCATCGCCGAGCTCGTGGAGGTCATCGAGTCGCACCACCGCGCCGACAGCGTTGATCGGCGCGCGGCGCGGGCACGGGCGCAGATCCTGTCTCTCGCGCAGACGCTGCTGCGCAACCACCCGGAACTGGACCGGCTCGCGGCGGCGGTCGCCGACGGCAGTGACGACCCCTACCGTGCCGCCGAGCGGTTGTTCGCGGTCCGCGCCGAGTCCTGA
- a CDS encoding TetR/AcrR family transcriptional regulator, producing the protein MAEHRFSTIARTPAQTRVLDAALRLIAERGVSGTSLQMIADAMGVTKAAVYRQFKTKEEIVIAITEREMSRLEDALEAAEAAGHGLDSREMLLGRMIDQAIERRGIVSVLHFDPVIIRLQAEHEPFQRFIERLYAALLGTEAGVEARVHAAMLSSAISVAVMHPLVADLDAETLRAQLTRMSRRMLDLPDQDSARTANNRSAAR; encoded by the coding sequence ATGGCAGAACACCGGTTCAGCACAATCGCGCGCACCCCTGCACAGACCCGCGTGCTCGATGCGGCCCTGCGGTTGATCGCCGAGCGTGGGGTCAGCGGCACGTCACTGCAGATGATCGCCGACGCGATGGGTGTCACGAAGGCGGCCGTGTACCGGCAGTTCAAGACCAAGGAAGAGATCGTCATCGCCATCACCGAACGGGAGATGAGCCGCCTGGAGGACGCGCTCGAGGCGGCCGAGGCGGCTGGTCACGGCCTGGACTCGCGAGAGATGTTGCTGGGCAGGATGATCGATCAGGCCATCGAGCGGCGCGGGATCGTCAGCGTGCTGCACTTCGATCCGGTCATCATTCGTCTGCAGGCCGAGCACGAGCCGTTCCAGCGGTTCATCGAACGTCTCTATGCGGCGCTGCTCGGCACCGAGGCGGGCGTGGAGGCCCGGGTGCATGCGGCGATGCTCTCGAGCGCGATCAGTGTGGCCGTCATGCACCCGCTGGTCGCCGATCTCGATGCCGAAACGCTTCGTGCCCAACTGACGCGGATGTCGCGGCGGATGCTCGACCTGCCGGATCAGGACTCGGCGCGGACCGCGAACAACCGCTCGGCGGCACGGTAG
- a CDS encoding cytochrome c oxidase subunit 3, translated as MTNVASGEVQLLDEKPTRFVPGQPDMWFFVLFESLLFTGYFSVYLFGRTQNQELYLQSQADLDLRFGIFNTVALLLSSWAIARCVQASREGAYRSALVNATLTIVFGLVFLASKVVEWVREINLGNTFTSDEFFQHYYFLTSIHCIHVLIGFVVLGVVVYQLRSPARRSQQLVETGATYWHTVDFLWVLIFALLYVVR; from the coding sequence ATGACCAACGTGGCAAGCGGCGAAGTGCAGCTGCTGGACGAGAAGCCGACGCGGTTCGTGCCCGGTCAGCCGGACATGTGGTTCTTCGTTCTGTTCGAGTCGCTGCTGTTCACCGGCTACTTCTCGGTGTACCTCTTCGGCCGCACCCAGAACCAGGAACTCTATCTGCAGTCCCAGGCCGACTTGGATCTGCGCTTCGGGATCTTCAACACCGTTGCGCTGCTGTTGAGTTCGTGGGCCATCGCGCGATGCGTGCAGGCCTCTCGCGAGGGGGCGTACCGGTCGGCTCTGGTCAACGCCACCTTGACGATCGTCTTCGGCCTGGTGTTCCTCGCCTCGAAGGTGGTCGAATGGGTCAGGGAGATAAACCTGGGTAACACGTTCACCAGTGACGAGTTCTTTCAGCACTACTACTTCTTGACCTCCATCCACTGCATCCACGTGTTGATCGGGTTCGTGGTGCTCGGAGTCGTGGTCTATCAGCTGCGCAGCCCGGCGCGCCGATCCCAGCAGCTGGTGGAGACGGGCGCAACGTACTGGCACACCGTCGACTTCCTGTGGGTGCTGATCTTCGCATTGCTCTACGTGGTGAGGTGA
- a CDS encoding cytochrome C oxidase subunit IV family protein, giving the protein MSVAFNIRLLIVWAVLTGMTLVYVWLDHTADENGTLRASTVVTVSAIVIALVKVRIIFREFMEVRHAPAQLRRLTDAWVLLIGTALLGTYFVGLAI; this is encoded by the coding sequence GTGAGTGTCGCTTTCAACATCAGGCTTCTGATCGTCTGGGCCGTCCTGACGGGGATGACGTTGGTGTACGTGTGGCTGGACCACACCGCCGACGAGAACGGGACGCTGCGGGCCAGCACCGTGGTCACAGTGAGTGCCATCGTCATCGCACTCGTCAAGGTGCGCATCATCTTCCGGGAATTCATGGAGGTGCGCCACGCCCCCGCGCAGCTGCGCCGCCTCACCGACGCGTGGGTCCTGCTGATCGGCACCGCCCTGCTCGGCACCTACTTCGTCGGGCTGGCCATCTGA
- a CDS encoding FAD-dependent oxidoreductase, producing the protein MTDWDHDVDVVVLGSGGAGLTAALTAAVNGATVEVYEKAATVGGTTAVSGGIIWIPAHDRAADGELSVADAMSYLRAQSLGYMDDNLVETFVRTGPEMLDFVERHSDLRFEVAEGFPDYKPELPGGRPTGGRSLNAKPFDLARLGGWRDHITSFPADFSNVGIDAETRARIHASVDDESGDYCVAGTALIAGLLKGLLDTGVQPHTRSRAVELFADPLGITGVRISQSGREFNVRARRGVVLGTGGFEWDTKLVEAYLRGPMRGAVSPPNNTGDGLRMAMAHGADLANMGEAWWVPIVQLPGDTFEGHPRSRSVRLERTRPRSIIVNRAGRRFLNEAGEYNSMAGPFHYLDPRHGYANDPAWIVFDSLHLKKYGFLGVDGDGPAPQWFSASNDFDELGEKTGIDPEGLSRTLAAWNENVGQENDPDFGRGSSAYDGYWGDDKATTPAGKTLGPIDTPPYYAVPVSIGAMGTKGGPRTDRDGRVLHVKGPAIPGLFAAGNVMAGPTGKAYGGAGGTLGPAMVFGYRAGMAVSARA; encoded by the coding sequence GTGACCGACTGGGACCATGACGTCGATGTGGTCGTCCTCGGCAGTGGCGGGGCGGGACTGACCGCCGCGCTCACCGCGGCGGTCAACGGCGCCACCGTCGAGGTCTACGAGAAGGCCGCCACCGTGGGCGGCACCACGGCGGTGTCGGGGGGCATCATCTGGATCCCCGCACACGATCGTGCGGCCGACGGTGAGTTGTCCGTAGCCGATGCGATGAGCTACCTGCGGGCGCAGTCGCTGGGTTACATGGACGACAACCTGGTCGAGACGTTTGTGCGCACCGGTCCGGAGATGCTGGATTTCGTTGAGCGGCACAGTGATCTGCGCTTCGAGGTCGCCGAGGGCTTCCCCGACTACAAGCCCGAACTGCCCGGCGGGCGCCCGACGGGCGGGCGCTCGCTCAACGCCAAGCCGTTCGATCTGGCCCGACTCGGCGGATGGCGCGACCACATCACCTCGTTCCCCGCGGACTTCAGCAATGTCGGGATCGACGCGGAGACCCGTGCACGGATCCACGCTTCGGTCGACGACGAGTCCGGCGACTACTGCGTGGCGGGCACGGCGCTGATCGCGGGTCTGCTCAAGGGCCTTCTCGACACGGGCGTGCAGCCCCATACCCGGTCGCGCGCAGTAGAACTGTTCGCCGACCCGCTGGGTATCACCGGTGTGCGAATTTCGCAGAGCGGCAGGGAATTCAACGTGCGGGCCCGCCGTGGCGTGGTGCTGGGCACCGGCGGATTCGAGTGGGACACCAAGCTGGTGGAGGCGTATCTACGCGGCCCGATGCGCGGTGCGGTGTCGCCGCCCAACAACACCGGCGACGGCCTGCGGATGGCGATGGCTCACGGCGCCGACCTGGCCAACATGGGTGAGGCCTGGTGGGTGCCCATCGTGCAACTGCCCGGCGATACGTTCGAGGGCCATCCGCGAAGCCGCAGCGTGCGCCTGGAACGCACGAGGCCGCGCAGCATCATCGTCAACCGGGCCGGCAGGCGGTTCCTCAACGAGGCGGGCGAGTACAACTCGATGGCGGGTCCGTTCCACTACCTCGATCCGCGACACGGCTACGCCAACGACCCGGCGTGGATCGTGTTCGACTCGCTGCACCTGAAGAAGTACGGCTTCCTCGGCGTTGACGGCGACGGCCCCGCGCCGCAATGGTTCTCGGCGTCGAACGACTTCGACGAACTGGGTGAGAAGACCGGCATCGACCCCGAGGGCCTGTCTCGCACACTGGCCGCGTGGAATGAGAACGTCGGCCAGGAGAACGATCCCGACTTCGGCCGCGGTTCCAGCGCCTACGACGGCTACTGGGGAGACGACAAGGCCACCACACCTGCCGGTAAGACCCTGGGTCCGATCGACACCCCGCCGTACTACGCGGTTCCGGTCTCGATAGGCGCGATGGGCACGAAGGGCGGCCCGCGAACCGACCGTGACGGGCGCGTTCTGCACGTCAAGGGTCCGGCGATACCCGGGCTGTTCGCGGCAGGCAACGTCATGGCGGGCCCGACCGGCAAAGCATACGGCGGAGCCGGCGGAACCCTCGGCCCGGCAATGGTGTTCGGCTACCGTGCCGGGATGGCCGTTTCCGCGCGAGCCTAG
- a CDS encoding IclR family transcriptional regulator: MAATDTKPNDGAAPNGAPGSQTLARGLAALQLVAGSRTGLTAQQVADDMGVHRTIAYRLLSTLSQFRLVAKGEDGRYRSAAALAVLGASFDNNLRQLSQPTLRMLADELGSTVSLLVAEGEQQVAIAVIAPTNVFYQMSFHEGSRYPLDRGSAGIALLASMPPRPGERDLVPLTRQQGWVITHGEVEPNTYGLAVPVRRRPPSPPTCINLISHREDVVLRGKDSVIKAANELSAILS; this comes from the coding sequence ATGGCAGCGACGGACACCAAGCCGAACGACGGCGCCGCTCCCAACGGCGCGCCGGGCTCGCAGACGCTGGCCAGGGGGCTGGCCGCATTGCAGTTGGTCGCAGGTTCGCGCACCGGGCTGACCGCTCAACAGGTCGCCGACGACATGGGCGTGCACCGCACGATCGCCTACCGGCTGCTGTCCACGCTGTCGCAATTCCGGTTGGTGGCCAAAGGCGAGGACGGCCGCTACCGGTCGGCCGCCGCGCTGGCCGTGCTCGGGGCGTCCTTCGACAACAACCTTCGTCAGCTCAGCCAGCCCACGTTGCGCATGCTGGCCGACGAGCTCGGCAGCACCGTGTCACTCCTGGTCGCCGAGGGCGAGCAGCAGGTCGCGATCGCCGTCATCGCGCCGACGAACGTCTTCTACCAGATGTCGTTCCACGAGGGCAGCCGCTATCCGCTGGACCGCGGCTCGGCCGGAATCGCGTTGTTGGCGAGTATGCCGCCCCGTCCCGGGGAGCGCGATCTGGTGCCGCTGACCCGCCAGCAGGGCTGGGTGATCACGCATGGGGAGGTCGAGCCCAACACCTACGGGCTGGCGGTACCGGTGCGACGCCGGCCACCGTCACCGCCGACGTGCATCAACCTCATCTCACACCGCGAAGACGTGGTCCTGCGGGGTAAGGACTCAGTCATCAAGGCGGCCAACGAGTTGTCCGCGATTCTGAGCTAG
- a CDS encoding alpha/beta fold hydrolase, producing the protein MTRGPSVSADFESVWSDLQGVAFSQGYLDAGGVRTRYLHAGDTDKPALVLLHGSGGHAEAYVRNLEAHAEHFSTWSIDMLGHGYTDKPGHALEVRHYVEHLIAFLDAIGAERAHISGESLGGWVAARVAVDHPDRLNRLVLNTAGGSRADPEVMKRIITLSMAAAENPTWETVQARIKWLMADKAKDYDDIVASRQRVYRQPGFVNAMRDIMALQDPEIRARNLLGPADYAAITAPTLVVWTSDDPTADVAEGRRIASMIPGARFELMPGCGHWPQYEDPKTFNRLHLEFLMGR; encoded by the coding sequence ATGACGAGAGGGCCCAGCGTGTCCGCGGACTTCGAAAGCGTCTGGAGTGACCTTCAGGGCGTTGCCTTCTCGCAGGGCTATCTCGATGCCGGGGGAGTCCGCACCCGCTATCTGCACGCGGGGGATACCGACAAGCCGGCGCTGGTGCTGCTGCACGGATCCGGCGGTCACGCCGAGGCGTACGTGCGCAATCTGGAGGCGCACGCGGAGCACTTCTCCACCTGGTCGATCGACATGCTCGGCCACGGGTACACCGACAAGCCCGGGCATGCCCTCGAGGTGCGTCACTACGTCGAGCACCTGATCGCTTTCCTCGATGCCATCGGTGCCGAGCGCGCCCACATCAGCGGGGAATCACTCGGCGGCTGGGTGGCTGCCCGGGTCGCCGTCGACCATCCCGACCGGCTGAACCGCCTGGTGCTCAACACCGCAGGCGGCTCACGGGCCGATCCCGAGGTGATGAAGCGCATCATCACGCTATCCATGGCGGCCGCGGAGAACCCGACCTGGGAGACCGTGCAGGCCCGCATCAAGTGGCTGATGGCCGACAAGGCAAAGGATTACGACGACATCGTCGCCAGCAGGCAGCGCGTCTACCGGCAGCCCGGATTCGTCAACGCGATGCGCGACATCATGGCGCTGCAGGACCCCGAGATCCGCGCCCGCAACCTGCTCGGCCCCGCCGACTACGCGGCCATCACCGCGCCGACGCTGGTGGTGTGGACCAGCGACGACCCCACGGCCGACGTCGCCGAGGGCAGGCGCATCGCCTCGATGATTCCCGGCGCCCGCTTCGAACTGATGCCCGGGTGCGGGCACTGGCCCCAGTACGAAGACCCCAAGACCTTCAACCGCCTGCACCTCGAATTCCTCATGGGGCGGTAG